In Paenibacillus algicola, a genomic segment contains:
- a CDS encoding ABC transporter ATP-binding protein: MKENVLLQVQGLKKYFQVGGGKVLKAVDDLNFTIHEGETLGMVGESGCGKSTAGRTILRLYEPTAGSVFFQGTDIYKLSPRKMKVMRRDMQMIFQDPYASLNPRFTVTDIIGEALDIHGMAGSRAERKKRVEELLDMVGLNSDHATRYPHEFSGGQRQRIGIARSLAVNPKFIICDEPISALDVSIQAQVVNLLKDLQERLGLTYLFIAHDLSMVKHISDRVAVMYLGKMVELAESEELYGNPIHPYTQTLLSAIPVPDPEIESSKQRLTMEDSGQGPISAVKGEDGTVLLEEQDTELVEVSPGHWVSKPYA; encoded by the coding sequence ATGAAGGAGAACGTCCTGCTCCAGGTGCAAGGGCTGAAAAAGTATTTTCAAGTGGGCGGAGGCAAGGTTCTGAAAGCTGTAGATGACCTTAACTTTACAATCCATGAGGGAGAGACGCTTGGCATGGTCGGTGAGTCAGGCTGCGGCAAATCGACGGCAGGCCGCACCATTCTGCGGCTGTATGAGCCGACAGCGGGGAGTGTGTTTTTTCAGGGCACCGATATTTACAAGCTGTCACCCCGCAAGATGAAGGTCATGCGGCGCGATATGCAGATGATCTTTCAAGACCCCTATGCGTCCTTGAATCCCAGATTCACGGTCACGGATATTATCGGCGAAGCGCTGGACATTCACGGGATGGCCGGCAGCCGCGCAGAGCGGAAGAAGCGGGTCGAGGAGCTGCTGGATATGGTCGGACTGAACAGCGATCATGCCACGCGGTATCCCCATGAATTCTCAGGCGGTCAGCGGCAGCGGATCGGCATTGCCCGCTCTCTGGCGGTTAATCCGAAGTTCATCATCTGTGACGAGCCCATATCTGCGCTGGATGTATCCATCCAGGCACAGGTTGTAAATTTGCTCAAGGACCTTCAGGAGCGGCTGGGACTGACGTACCTCTTCATCGCCCATGACCTGTCTATGGTCAAGCATATCAGTGACCGAGTCGCTGTCATGTATTTGGGCAAAATGGTTGAGCTGGCTGAAAGCGAGGAGCTTTATGGAAATCCCATTCATCCGTACACGCAGACCCTGCTGTCTGCCATCCCGGTCCCTGATCCGGAAATTGAAAGCAGCAAGCAGCGCTTGACGATGGAGGACAGCGGTCAGGGACCGATCTCGGCGGTGAAGGGCGAGGACGGAACCGTGCTGCTGGAAGAGCAGGACACGGAGCTGGTTGAGGTGTCACCGGGGCACTGGGTGAGCAAGCCGTATGCTTGA
- a CDS encoding peptide ABC transporter substrate-binding protein gives MKKRTYHLLLMTALLACGSLLGACGAGNQEEAAGDKPREQVFRMNIASEPPTLDPGQAQDNNSNTIINAIFEGLTRKGPDGEEVPGTAESWTISEDGLTYVFSLRQDAKWSNGDPVTAKDFEYAWKRVLDPSFAPAPPYAYQLYYIKNAEAYNLGELDQAEDVGVKATDDYTLEVTLENPTPYFLSLMSFQTYFPLHASVKDNEKWATQPETLIGNGPFKLASMTKGQKIEMVKNDQYWDQDNIKLEKVQMSIVNSSATELSSYRNNELDYAGHPVGNIPTDQLAAVKEQMPDELNIKGISSTYFYVFNTTQEPFDNVNIRKAFSMAIDRQAIVDKITQGGQLPAYGFVPPGIKGKEEEFRTEVSENYFEENIEEAKQLLEQGMKEKGYTELPAVTLIYNSDDNHKKIALAIVDMWKKNLGVNVSVQNQEWGVFLKNRTDLNYQIARAGWGADYNDPMTYIDIWKTGSGNNDTGFSNAVYDQLVEDAYATDDHTQRMDLMAQAEKILVQEQQIVMPIYYYSSVSLIKPWMKGIGIDFKGDIDFTRAYVE, from the coding sequence ATGAAAAAGCGCACGTATCACCTGCTGCTCATGACAGCCCTGCTTGCTTGTGGATCCCTGCTTGGCGCCTGCGGAGCAGGCAATCAGGAGGAGGCTGCAGGCGACAAGCCCCGGGAGCAGGTATTCCGGATGAATATTGCATCCGAGCCGCCAACGCTGGACCCCGGACAAGCGCAGGACAATAACTCTAATACGATCATTAATGCCATTTTTGAGGGACTGACACGCAAAGGGCCGGACGGTGAAGAAGTTCCCGGTACTGCGGAGTCTTGGACGATCTCAGAGGACGGCTTGACGTATGTATTTTCCCTGCGACAGGATGCCAAATGGAGCAACGGTGATCCTGTCACGGCGAAGGATTTCGAATATGCCTGGAAACGGGTGCTGGATCCTTCCTTTGCGCCTGCTCCTCCGTATGCTTACCAGCTGTACTATATCAAAAATGCCGAAGCCTACAATCTGGGAGAGCTTGATCAAGCCGAAGACGTCGGCGTCAAGGCGACCGATGATTATACGCTGGAGGTTACACTGGAGAACCCGACGCCGTATTTTCTAAGCCTGATGTCGTTTCAGACCTACTTCCCGCTTCACGCCTCTGTCAAGGACAATGAGAAATGGGCTACCCAGCCCGAGACGCTGATTGGCAACGGACCGTTCAAGCTGGCTTCCATGACCAAGGGACAGAAGATTGAGATGGTAAAGAATGACCAGTATTGGGATCAGGATAACATCAAGCTTGAAAAAGTGCAGATGAGCATCGTCAACAGCTCGGCCACCGAGCTGTCCAGCTACCGCAACAATGAGCTGGATTATGCCGGTCATCCCGTAGGCAATATCCCGACAGATCAGCTGGCGGCGGTCAAGGAGCAGATGCCGGACGAGCTGAACATCAAGGGGATTTCGTCCACCTATTTTTATGTGTTCAATACGACTCAGGAGCCTTTTGATAATGTGAATATCCGAAAAGCGTTCTCCATGGCCATTGACCGGCAGGCCATTGTGGACAAGATCACGCAGGGCGGACAGCTTCCGGCCTATGGCTTCGTTCCGCCGGGGATCAAGGGGAAGGAGGAGGAGTTCCGCACAGAGGTCTCGGAGAACTATTTTGAAGAAAATATAGAAGAGGCCAAACAGCTGTTAGAGCAGGGCATGAAGGAGAAGGGCTATACGGAGCTGCCCGCGGTCACCCTGATCTATAACTCCGATGATAATCACAAGAAAATCGCCCTTGCGATCGTCGATATGTGGAAGAAAAATCTCGGCGTCAACGTCTCGGTTCAGAATCAGGAGTGGGGTGTGTTTCTCAAGAACCGGACCGATCTCAACTACCAGATCGCCCGGGCAGGGTGGGGCGCAGATTACAATGACCCCATGACCTATATTGATATCTGGAAAACAGGCAGCGGCAACAATGATACCGGCTTCTCGAACGCAGTCTATGATCAGCTGGTAGAGGATGCTTATGCCACGGATGATCATACCCAGCGTATGGACTTGATGGCTCAGGCTGAAAAAATATTGGTCCAGGAGCAGCAGATCGTGATGCCAATCTACTATTACTCCAGCGTCTCCTTGATCAAGCCCTGGATGAAGGGCATCGGCATTGACTTCAAGGGTGATATTGATTTTACACGCGCCTATGTAGAGTGA
- a CDS encoding adenosylhomocysteinase translates to MSSKSVENSIITDLGLAPEGHLKIDWVEAHMPVLNKVRKQFEAEQPFKGLKVAISLHLEAKTAYLAKVIQAGGADVTITGSNPLSTQDDVCAALVEDGVTVFAKYNPEPKEYKELMIRALETKPDLIIDDGGDLVTILHAERPELLETVRGGAEETTTGILRLKALEKEGALKFPMVAVNDAYCKYLFDNRYGTGQSVWDGINRTTNLVVAGKTVVVVGYGWCGKGVAMRAKGLGANVIVTEIDAIKAVEAYMDGFRVMPMHEAAREGDFFVTVTGNRDVITGEHYDVMKDGAILSNAGHFDVEVNKPELQARSQSVRTVRRNIEEYQLKDGRKIYLLAEGRLVNLAAGDGHPAEIMDMTFALQALSLKYVNDLHNSIGSRVVNVPYELDEQVARYKLESLGMGIDQLSEVQKSYLDSWAEH, encoded by the coding sequence TTGAGTTCCAAATCAGTAGAGAACAGTATTATTACGGATCTGGGTCTGGCACCGGAAGGACATCTGAAGATTGACTGGGTTGAGGCGCATATGCCTGTGCTGAACAAGGTTCGTAAGCAGTTTGAAGCAGAGCAGCCCTTTAAGGGACTGAAGGTGGCCATATCTCTTCATCTGGAAGCCAAAACAGCTTACCTTGCGAAGGTTATTCAGGCTGGCGGCGCGGACGTAACCATTACGGGCAGTAATCCGCTGTCAACACAGGACGATGTATGTGCAGCGCTGGTAGAGGACGGCGTTACCGTGTTTGCAAAATATAATCCGGAGCCGAAAGAATATAAAGAGCTGATGATCCGGGCACTTGAAACCAAGCCGGATCTGATTATCGACGATGGCGGAGATCTGGTAACGATCCTGCATGCAGAGCGTCCAGAGCTGCTGGAAACTGTGCGCGGCGGTGCCGAGGAGACGACTACAGGCATTCTGCGCCTGAAAGCCTTGGAGAAGGAAGGCGCCTTGAAGTTCCCGATGGTTGCCGTTAATGATGCGTACTGTAAATATTTGTTCGATAACCGTTACGGCACAGGACAGTCCGTGTGGGATGGCATTAACCGGACAACGAATCTGGTTGTAGCGGGCAAGACTGTGGTCGTCGTGGGCTACGGCTGGTGCGGTAAAGGCGTGGCGATGCGGGCCAAGGGCCTTGGAGCGAATGTCATTGTCACCGAAATCGATGCAATCAAGGCCGTGGAAGCGTACATGGATGGCTTCCGGGTTATGCCGATGCATGAAGCGGCACGCGAGGGTGACTTCTTCGTCACGGTCACGGGCAACCGGGATGTCATCACGGGTGAGCACTATGATGTGATGAAGGACGGCGCGATTTTGTCCAATGCGGGTCACTTTGATGTAGAGGTTAACAAGCCGGAGCTGCAAGCCCGCTCCCAATCTGTACGGACGGTACGCCGCAACATTGAGGAATATCAGCTGAAGGATGGACGCAAGATTTACCTGCTTGCCGAGGGACGCCTTGTCAACCTGGCAGCGGGAGACGGCCACCCGGCAGAAATTATGGATATGACCTTTGCGCTTCAGGCGCTTTCTCTGAAATATGTCAACGATCTGCACAACAGCATAGGAAGCCGGGTCGTGAACGTGCCTTACGAGCTCGACGAGCAGGTAGCGCGCTATAAGCTGGAGAGTCTTGGAATGGGAATTGATCAGCTTAGCGAGGTTCAGAAATCATACCTGGACAGCTGGGCTGAGCACTAA
- the mraZ gene encoding division/cell wall cluster transcriptional repressor MraZ has product MFMGEYQHNIDDKGRLTIPAKFRELLGSSFVVTRGLDQCLFVYPHEEWAVMEQKLKSLPLMKSDARAFSRFFFSGAAECEWDKQGRVNLPTNLREFAKLDKECVVIGVSSRVEVWSKDKWNEYYQQSEEAFNDIAEKLVDFNFDL; this is encoded by the coding sequence ATGTTTATGGGGGAGTATCAGCATAACATCGATGATAAAGGCAGATTAACGATCCCTGCCAAATTCCGGGAACTGTTAGGCAGCTCTTTTGTTGTTACCAGAGGGCTGGATCAATGCCTCTTTGTCTATCCTCATGAAGAATGGGCTGTCATGGAACAGAAGCTCAAATCACTGCCGCTGATGAAATCCGATGCCCGGGCCTTTTCACGGTTCTTTTTCTCCGGTGCAGCGGAATGCGAATGGGACAAACAGGGAAGGGTAAATTTACCGACCAATCTCCGCGAGTTCGCCAAGCTGGATAAAGAGTGTGTCGTGATCGGCGTATCCAGCCGGGTCGAGGTATGGAGCAAGGACAAATGGAATGAATACTACCAGCAGTCAGAAGAAGCGTTTAATGATATTGCCGAGAAGCTGGTTGATTTTAATTTTGACTTATAG
- a CDS encoding DUF3397 domain-containing protein: MNILIAMSAVPFIPGGLAYGIAYYRTRDKKQAIRVSMDVTTLFLLISVSALFNILFESRWGFYLTLLLLLITAGIIGGAQNRWKGRVDGRRLFRVVWRLAFVTMSISYILFIFIGVVQYIFQVM, translated from the coding sequence ATGAACATTCTCATCGCAATGAGTGCGGTGCCGTTTATACCCGGCGGACTTGCTTATGGAATCGCCTACTACCGAACCCGGGATAAGAAGCAGGCGATTCGAGTCTCTATGGACGTTACGACCCTATTCCTATTAATATCTGTGTCTGCGCTGTTTAACATTTTGTTTGAATCCAGATGGGGATTCTACCTGACGCTGCTGCTGCTGCTTATTACAGCCGGGATTATTGGCGGAGCGCAGAACCGCTGGAAGGGCAGGGTGGATGGCCGGCGCCTGTTCCGTGTCGTCTGGAGACTGGCGTTTGTGACGATGAGCATCAGCTACATATTGTTTATATTTATTGGCGTGGTTCAATACATATTCCAGGTGATGTGA
- the bshC gene encoding bacillithiol biosynthesis cysteine-adding enzyme BshC, with product MNIIPEPLSGGSRLSYDYIHHYDQVSPFYGGSPWEPAAWKQRADWLSQSYGRYISRSALAGCLRSYNDYVHNTHVEVHKSLELLEKEDALVIAGGQQSGLFTGPMLVIYKAITIIQAARKAEAMLGRPVIPVFWIAGEDHDWDEVNHTYLPARDQGPSRIRMDSEGASRTSVSYTPVSRTQWDEALKEIQQLLEDSPFKKDVLDVLQRASKHEELSGAFAQLMGELFGKHGLVLMDSADRGLRALEKPVFEQLITRSDALTDAYKRAAGELESLSYEVQAEVHPDGANLFYVHEDKRLLLFKEEGRFTDRKGLVSFSEEELLDELRAYPERFSNNVLTRPLMQDAVLPVLGTVLGQGEISYWAITRHAFQELELQMPLILPRMSFSLVSPTLPKWMDKYNVSFQDIVQGLGEQRSRWLEEQDEVGLSDRFQETKAAFTALYEPLLQDLGRLQPGLMRLGEVNHGKILEQMDYLLDRSRLALEQQHRAALRQWDCLETELMPLGRPQERVYNVFYYLNRYGMGLIDQLLSLTYDDTGQHRAVYL from the coding sequence ATGAATATCATTCCGGAGCCTTTGTCCGGCGGCTCCCGGCTTTCGTATGACTATATACATCATTACGATCAGGTGAGTCCATTTTACGGCGGCAGTCCCTGGGAACCTGCGGCATGGAAGCAGCGGGCAGACTGGCTGAGTCAGAGCTACGGCAGATATATCAGCCGCTCGGCGCTGGCAGGCTGTTTGCGCAGCTACAATGATTATGTCCATAATACACATGTCGAGGTACATAAATCTCTGGAACTGCTGGAGAAGGAGGATGCTCTGGTCATTGCCGGGGGGCAGCAGAGCGGTCTGTTCACAGGCCCCATGCTCGTCATCTATAAGGCCATTACTATCATTCAGGCAGCGAGGAAGGCAGAGGCTATGCTGGGCCGACCGGTAATTCCCGTATTCTGGATTGCCGGGGAGGACCATGACTGGGATGAGGTAAATCATACCTACCTGCCGGCTAGAGATCAGGGCCCTTCCAGAATCCGCATGGATAGCGAAGGGGCATCCCGCACCTCTGTAAGCTACACTCCGGTGAGCCGGACTCAATGGGATGAAGCATTAAAAGAGATTCAGCAGCTGCTGGAGGATAGTCCGTTTAAGAAGGACGTGCTGGATGTGCTGCAGCGGGCGTCGAAGCATGAAGAATTAAGCGGAGCCTTTGCCCAGCTGATGGGAGAGCTGTTCGGGAAGCATGGGCTGGTTCTGATGGATTCTGCAGACCGGGGCCTGAGAGCTCTGGAGAAGCCGGTCTTTGAACAGCTGATTACCCGCAGTGATGCATTGACTGACGCGTATAAGAGAGCAGCAGGAGAGCTCGAGAGCCTTTCGTATGAGGTTCAGGCCGAGGTGCACCCTGATGGAGCTAATCTGTTTTATGTGCATGAGGACAAGCGGCTCCTGCTGTTCAAGGAGGAAGGCCGGTTTACAGACCGCAAGGGGCTGGTCTCCTTCTCGGAGGAGGAGCTGCTGGATGAATTGCGTGCATATCCGGAGCGCTTCAGCAATAATGTTCTTACACGGCCCTTAATGCAGGATGCTGTTCTCCCGGTGCTTGGTACGGTGCTGGGCCAAGGGGAGATCTCGTACTGGGCCATCACGCGGCATGCTTTTCAGGAGCTGGAGCTTCAGATGCCGCTGATCCTGCCGCGAATGTCATTCAGCCTTGTCAGCCCGACGCTGCCCAAATGGATGGATAAATACAACGTGAGCTTCCAGGATATTGTGCAGGGACTGGGCGAGCAGCGAAGCCGCTGGCTGGAGGAGCAGGATGAGGTCGGGCTGAGTGATCGGTTTCAGGAGACGAAGGCGGCTTTTACCGCTTTGTATGAGCCGCTGCTTCAGGATTTGGGGCGGCTGCAGCCAGGTCTGATGCGCCTGGGTGAAGTGAACCACGGCAAAATTCTGGAACAAATGGACTACCTGCTGGACCGCTCCAGGCTCGCGCTGGAGCAGCAGCATCGTGCAGCCTTGAGACAGTGGGATTGCCTTGAAACCGAGCTGATGCCGCTTGGACGTCCGCAGGAGCGCGTATATAATGTGTTTTATTATTTGAACCGTTACGGAATGGGGCTTATTGATCAGCTGCTGAGCTTGACTTATGATGATACCGGACAGCACCGGGCGGTTTATCTTTAA
- a CDS encoding ABC transporter permease gives MKYVGSKFLYMLVSLFILISATFFLMKAIPGDPFMGEKKPSPEILARLMEQYDLDKPVFQQYTKYLSNIAAGDFGLSMKQQNQSVTEIIVDTFGPSLRLGLAAIVLSVLVGVLLGMLAALYHRRLIDNTAMILSVLGIAVPSFVLASLLQYVLAEKAGLFNVMGFDGPLDYVLPVIALSAQPVAFIARLTRSSMLEVLHSDYIKTARAKGLNGLAIMLRHVIRNGILPVVTYVGPMTANVITGSVVIEQIFGIGGIGKQFVDSITNRDYTVIMGITIFYGILLMLARFMTDIAYGLIDPRIKLSSGKGGS, from the coding sequence TTGAAATACGTAGGGAGCAAGTTTTTGTATATGCTGGTTTCGTTGTTCATTCTGATCTCCGCCACTTTTTTTCTGATGAAGGCTATACCGGGAGACCCGTTTATGGGGGAGAAGAAGCCTTCCCCTGAAATCCTGGCAAGGCTGATGGAGCAGTATGATCTGGACAAGCCGGTCTTTCAGCAATATACAAAATACTTAAGCAACATCGCCGCCGGAGATTTCGGCTTGTCCATGAAGCAGCAGAACCAAAGTGTGACAGAGATCATTGTCGATACGTTTGGCCCATCCCTGCGGCTGGGGCTGGCTGCGATTGTCCTCTCTGTCCTCGTCGGCGTACTGCTGGGCATGCTGGCTGCCCTCTATCACCGGAGGCTTATTGATAACACGGCGATGATTCTCTCGGTGCTGGGCATTGCCGTTCCCAGCTTCGTGCTGGCATCGCTGCTGCAATATGTTCTCGCGGAAAAAGCTGGACTGTTTAACGTTATGGGCTTTGACGGCCCTCTCGATTACGTGCTGCCGGTCATTGCGCTTTCCGCCCAGCCCGTGGCCTTTATCGCCCGCCTGACGCGCTCCAGCATGCTGGAGGTGCTGCACTCGGATTACATCAAGACGGCCAGGGCCAAGGGGCTGAACGGGCTGGCTATCATGCTTCGTCACGTGATCCGGAACGGTATTCTGCCGGTGGTGACGTATGTGGGACCGATGACGGCCAACGTGATTACAGGCTCGGTGGTCATCGAGCAGATTTTCGGGATCGGCGGCATTGGCAAGCAATTCGTCGACAGCATTACCAACCGGGATTATACGGTCATTATGGGCATTACCATTTTCTATGGCATTCTGCTTATGCTGGCCCGGTTTATGACGGATATCGCGTATGGCCTGATTGATCCCCGGATTAAGCTGAGCAGCGGGAAAGGGGGCTCCTGA
- a CDS encoding ABC transporter ATP-binding protein, protein MDPILQVKDLNVSFEVRGGEVKAVRGVSFEVHKGETVAIVGESGSGKSVTAQSIMRLIPSPPSRIKRGEILFKGENLLQKSNKQMEAIRGKDIGMIFQDPMTSLNPTLKIGRQITEGLEKHQGLSSSAAKSRAVEMLKLVGIKHAEERFHQYPHEFSGGMRQRAMIAIALACSPSLLIADEPTTALDVTIQAQIMDVMKDMQRRLGTSIILITHDLGVVAGMCDRVIVMYAGEVVETGNKWEIFKNPQHPYTKGLLRSMPRLDQPKDEPLIPIMGTPPDLIKPPVGCSFTARCEEAMRICARIDPGATVFSHTHMARCWNLHPMAQEAEPS, encoded by the coding sequence ATGGACCCGATTTTACAGGTCAAGGACCTGAATGTTTCTTTTGAGGTCAGGGGCGGAGAGGTGAAGGCGGTCCGCGGCGTGAGTTTTGAGGTCCATAAAGGCGAGACTGTCGCCATCGTAGGGGAGTCCGGCAGCGGTAAAAGCGTGACCGCCCAAAGCATTATGCGTCTGATTCCCTCACCGCCGTCGCGGATCAAGCGAGGGGAGATTCTGTTCAAGGGCGAGAACCTGCTGCAAAAAAGCAACAAGCAGATGGAAGCCATCCGCGGCAAGGATATCGGCATGATATTTCAGGACCCGATGACTTCTTTGAATCCGACGCTCAAGATCGGACGCCAGATCACAGAAGGGCTGGAGAAGCATCAGGGCCTGTCCTCTTCCGCTGCCAAAAGCAGAGCCGTGGAGATGCTGAAGCTGGTCGGCATCAAGCATGCCGAGGAGCGTTTTCATCAATATCCTCATGAGTTCTCCGGCGGTATGCGGCAGCGGGCCATGATTGCCATCGCACTCGCCTGCAGCCCGTCTTTGCTGATCGCTGATGAGCCCACGACCGCGCTGGATGTTACTATCCAGGCGCAGATTATGGATGTGATGAAGGACATGCAGCGTCGTTTGGGGACGTCGATCATCCTTATTACTCATGATCTCGGCGTCGTGGCCGGGATGTGTGATCGTGTGATTGTCATGTATGCCGGTGAGGTTGTGGAGACGGGGAACAAATGGGAAATTTTCAAAAACCCTCAGCATCCGTACACCAAGGGTCTTCTGCGTTCCATGCCCCGCCTGGATCAGCCAAAGGATGAGCCGCTGATTCCGATTATGGGTACACCTCCGGATCTCATTAAGCCGCCGGTGGGCTGCTCCTTTACAGCCCGTTGTGAGGAGGCTATGAGAATCTGCGCCCGGATTGATCCGGGTGCAACCGTGTTCAGTCATACGCATATGGCCCGGTGCTGGAATCTGCATCCGATGGCACAGGAGGCGGAGCCGTCATGA
- a CDS encoding ketopantoate reductase family protein, with protein sequence MLSIHIVGAGSLGLLFAGRLAYAGARVTLWCRTREQKEVIQHSGIVIRNLEGQVAIQAADQERLTVSSIDEYHGRGGPQDADFTLLTVKQGAVKETAEQLFVPYQGHRLVCLQNGTGHVQRLNKLLPAWQVYTAVTTEGASRAGLAEVVHAGSGETHLGLMKALHPQEPALQGAPGNHSGNGELELKNLMHQAGFKTFLSNSLDKFMYRKLLINAVINPLTALWRVTNGELLASDERIAFMRLLYEEGTAVYRACGISYDEDLWERILGVCRATSGNTSSMLRDVEEGKETEIAAINGSIVHLAEGCGVQAAAHRLIWRLIEGLHH encoded by the coding sequence ATGCTGAGTATACATATTGTCGGAGCAGGCTCGCTAGGCCTGCTGTTCGCAGGCCGGCTGGCATATGCGGGAGCGCGGGTGACGCTGTGGTGCCGGACTCGGGAGCAGAAGGAAGTCATTCAGCACAGCGGAATCGTAATCCGGAATCTGGAGGGACAGGTAGCCATCCAGGCCGCAGATCAGGAGCGGCTTACAGTAAGCTCTATTGATGAGTATCATGGGCGGGGAGGGCCGCAAGATGCAGACTTTACCCTGCTGACTGTGAAGCAGGGAGCTGTTAAGGAGACTGCGGAACAGCTCTTTGTGCCCTATCAAGGACACCGCCTGGTCTGTCTGCAGAATGGTACGGGACATGTTCAACGGCTGAACAAGCTTCTCCCTGCCTGGCAGGTGTACACGGCAGTGACGACAGAAGGGGCTAGCAGAGCGGGGCTCGCAGAGGTCGTGCATGCGGGCTCTGGGGAAACGCATCTGGGCCTGATGAAGGCTTTGCATCCACAGGAGCCTGCATTACAAGGGGCACCTGGGAATCATAGCGGTAACGGGGAGCTGGAGCTGAAGAATCTGATGCATCAAGCAGGATTTAAGACCTTTCTGTCGAATTCATTGGATAAATTCATGTACCGGAAGCTGCTGATCAATGCCGTCATTAATCCGTTAACTGCACTTTGGCGTGTCACAAATGGAGAGCTGCTGGCCTCAGACGAACGGATTGCCTTCATGAGATTGCTGTATGAGGAGGGGACGGCGGTGTACCGCGCCTGTGGAATCTCCTATGACGAGGATTTATGGGAGCGCATTCTCGGTGTCTGCCGCGCCACCTCGGGCAACACCTCCTCCATGCTGAGGGATGTGGAGGAGGGGAAGGAAACGGAAATTGCTGCTATTAACGGAAGCATTGTGCATCTGGCTGAGGGATGCGGGGTACAGGCTGCGGCCCATCGTCTCATTTGGCGGCTGATCGAAGGCTTACACCATTAA
- a CDS encoding ABC transporter permease, producing the protein MAVNSNATHSFDEALKAEDFQKIGPDEKQSEVIQRESLSAWRDSWERLKKNRLAMAGMLIMLLILIMAVIGPMISVYDYETNDLMSTNLPPSAEHWFGTDDLGRDVFVRTWMGARISLTVGLAAAAIDLVIGVIYGGLMGYFGGRVDEIMNKFAEILYSIPYLLVTILLLVVFEPSLGTIILALTITGWINMSWIVRGEIMQLKSREYVLASRSMGAGTSRLLFRHLIPNAMGPIIVTLTLSVPNAIFAESFLSFLGLGVQAPVASWGSMINDALSGWMYYPWRMLFPALFISLTMLAFNIFGDGLRDALDPKLKK; encoded by the coding sequence ATGGCAGTCAATAGTAATGCGACACACAGCTTTGACGAAGCCCTGAAGGCGGAGGACTTTCAGAAGATCGGTCCGGATGAGAAGCAATCGGAGGTCATTCAGCGCGAGAGCCTTTCCGCCTGGCGGGATTCCTGGGAACGCTTGAAAAAAAACCGACTCGCCATGGCAGGTATGCTCATCATGCTGCTGATCCTGATCATGGCGGTCATTGGACCGATGATCTCGGTCTATGATTACGAAACGAATGATCTGATGAGCACGAATCTGCCCCCTTCCGCAGAGCACTGGTTCGGGACAGATGATCTCGGACGAGACGTCTTCGTTCGCACCTGGATGGGCGCGCGAATCTCCTTGACGGTAGGGCTGGCAGCGGCGGCGATCGATCTTGTAATCGGCGTGATCTACGGCGGGTTGATGGGGTATTTCGGAGGCCGTGTAGATGAAATCATGAACAAATTCGCCGAGATTTTATACTCCATCCCTTACTTGCTGGTTACGATTCTGCTGCTCGTCGTCTTCGAGCCGAGCTTGGGCACGATCATTCTGGCACTGACCATTACAGGCTGGATTAATATGTCCTGGATCGTGCGCGGGGAAATTATGCAGCTAAAGAGCCGCGAATATGTCCTTGCCTCCCGGTCCATGGGCGCCGGCACGTCACGGCTGCTGTTTCGCCATCTCATTCCGAACGCCATGGGTCCCATTATCGTGACGCTGACCCTGTCGGTGCCGAATGCGATTTTTGCGGAATCGTTTTTAAGCTTCCTTGGATTGGGTGTGCAGGCACCCGTTGCGTCCTGGGGCTCGATGATCAATGATGCGTTATCGGGCTGGATGTATTATCCCTGGCGGATGCTGTTTCCGGCGCTGTTCATCAGCTTGACGATGCTCGCCTTCAATATTTTCGGGGACGGGCTGCGGGATGCGCTGGATCCGAAGCTGAAAAAGTAG